One segment of Niveibacterium microcysteis DNA contains the following:
- a CDS encoding type II secretion system F family protein: protein MATAAKTVRKPKGSEEGVFTWEGKDKNGRVVRGETRAGSASIVQANLRRQGISNAKVKKRSFSKGGKVTDKDIALFTRQLATMLRSGVPLLQTFDIAIKGASNPALARLLNEIRADIETGAGLANAFRKHPVYFDSLYANLVAAGEQSGALEALLDRLAIYKEKILAIKSKIKGALFYPISVVAVAFGVVAVMMLFVIPQFKSVFTSFGAELPAPTLMVMAMSDFFIAYWWLVFGTIAGVVIGLSFAYKRSPNMQFTMDRLILHIPVIGEIIRKATIARWTRTLSTMFAAGVPLVEALDSVGGAAGNRVYQLATKQVQNEVSTGTSLTISMQNVNVFPTMVIQMVSIGEESGQLDGMLGKVADFFEREVDDAVDALSQLLEPLIIVFLGTVVGGLVVAMYLPIFKLGTVI, encoded by the coding sequence ATGGCGACAGCAGCGAAAACAGTTCGCAAGCCAAAGGGCTCCGAAGAGGGCGTATTCACTTGGGAAGGCAAAGACAAGAACGGTCGAGTGGTTCGGGGGGAGACTCGCGCAGGCAGCGCGTCGATCGTCCAGGCCAACCTTCGACGCCAAGGGATCAGCAACGCCAAGGTGAAGAAGCGCTCCTTTTCCAAAGGTGGAAAAGTCACGGACAAAGACATTGCGCTGTTTACGCGTCAGCTTGCAACGATGCTCAGGTCGGGAGTGCCGCTACTACAGACATTTGACATTGCTATCAAGGGGGCTTCTAACCCAGCCCTCGCTCGCCTGCTGAACGAGATTCGGGCGGACATTGAAACCGGTGCGGGTCTGGCGAACGCCTTCAGGAAGCACCCCGTCTACTTTGACTCTTTGTATGCAAACCTTGTTGCAGCAGGGGAACAGTCAGGCGCGCTAGAAGCGCTACTTGATCGACTGGCAATCTACAAAGAGAAAATTCTCGCCATTAAGAGCAAAATTAAAGGCGCTCTGTTCTACCCAATATCGGTTGTGGCGGTGGCGTTCGGCGTCGTTGCGGTCATGATGCTATTCGTCATTCCACAATTCAAATCGGTGTTCACCAGTTTCGGCGCAGAACTTCCGGCTCCAACACTAATGGTCATGGCGATGTCCGATTTCTTCATCGCATATTGGTGGCTAGTATTTGGAACAATTGCTGGCGTTGTCATCGGTTTGTCTTTCGCATACAAGCGATCGCCGAATATGCAGTTCACGATGGACCGCCTGATACTTCATATCCCGGTAATCGGCGAGATCATTCGAAAGGCAACCATCGCGCGATGGACTCGCACATTGTCTACGATGTTCGCAGCAGGCGTTCCGCTCGTCGAGGCACTTGACTCGGTCGGAGGGGCCGCGGGTAACCGCGTATATCAGCTCGCGACTAAGCAGGTGCAAAACGAAGTTAGCACCGGCACCAGCCTAACCATTTCGATGCAGAACGTGAACGTATTCCCGACAATGGTCATCCAGATGGTTTCCATTGGAGAGGAGTCCGGCCAGCTGGATGGTATGCTCGGAAAAGTTGCTGACTTTTTCGAACGAGAGGTGGACGACGCAGTCGACGCGCTATCCCAACTCCTTGAGCCCCTCATTATTGTTTTCCTGGGCACCGTAGTCGGCGGCTTGGTTGTGGCAATGTATCTGCCAATCTTCAAGCTTGGCACTGTAATCTAA
- the pilB gene encoding type IV-A pilus assembly ATPase PilB yields MVANPQQIALSGLARALVQHGRLTETQAAEIAEHARTSKQPYAAELTQRGVISSRDLARFCAETFGFPMLDIGAFDENQIPREAIDRKLIGQHSVVPLAKRNNKLTVAIADPTNLRALDEIRFQTGLAVDAIIVEIDKLLKLSQKLGESTNDALSNLTGNIDEELGEMADAEGLAEADTAQSADVDDAPVVKFIQKILVDAINEGASDIHFEPYEKYYRIRFRTDGILREVSQPPLALREKIAARIKVISRLDISEKRVPQDGRMKLKLSATKAIDFRVSTLPCLHGEKIVMRILDPSSAMLGIDALGYEPDQRKALLDAVERPYGMVLVTGPTGSGKTVSLYTCLNILNKAGVNISTAEDPAEINLPGINQVNVNDKAGLTFSAALKSFLRQDPDVIMVGEIRDIETAEISIKAAQTGHLVLSTLHTNDAPTTLERLKNMGVAPFNIASSVIMITAQRLARRLCNCKKPIDVPIEALLQAGYTDEDLSEPFELFGPVGCDRCKGSGYKGRVGIYQVMPVGEEIAHIIMTNGNSIDIAAEAQRQGIRDLRQSGLVKAKQGVTSLAEVLACTND; encoded by the coding sequence ATGGTTGCAAATCCTCAGCAAATCGCACTAAGCGGTCTCGCCAGAGCCCTGGTGCAACACGGTCGCCTGACCGAAACCCAAGCGGCAGAGATCGCGGAACATGCACGAACGTCGAAACAACCTTACGCAGCCGAACTGACGCAACGCGGCGTCATCAGCTCGCGCGATCTCGCCCGCTTCTGCGCAGAAACGTTCGGATTCCCGATGTTGGATATTGGCGCTTTCGACGAGAACCAGATCCCTCGCGAAGCGATCGATCGCAAACTGATCGGCCAGCATTCGGTCGTCCCGCTCGCCAAACGGAATAACAAGCTCACTGTTGCAATCGCAGACCCGACAAACCTGCGGGCGCTCGACGAGATCCGGTTTCAGACAGGCCTTGCCGTCGACGCAATCATTGTTGAAATCGACAAGCTGCTGAAGCTTTCTCAAAAGCTTGGCGAGAGCACGAACGACGCGCTGTCAAACCTCACGGGCAACATCGACGAAGAACTCGGTGAGATGGCCGACGCCGAAGGCCTCGCCGAGGCCGACACGGCTCAGAGCGCCGATGTGGACGATGCACCGGTAGTCAAGTTCATCCAGAAAATTCTGGTGGACGCGATCAACGAGGGCGCGTCGGATATCCACTTTGAGCCCTACGAAAAGTACTACCGCATCCGCTTTCGCACTGACGGCATCCTCCGCGAGGTCTCACAACCACCGCTCGCGCTTCGGGAAAAGATCGCTGCACGTATCAAGGTAATCTCGCGGCTCGACATATCGGAGAAGCGCGTCCCACAAGACGGCCGCATGAAGCTGAAACTGTCGGCCACTAAGGCGATCGACTTCCGTGTCAGCACACTGCCTTGCTTGCACGGCGAAAAGATCGTCATGCGTATTCTTGACCCGAGTTCGGCGATGCTCGGCATCGACGCTCTCGGCTATGAGCCCGATCAGCGCAAAGCCTTGCTCGATGCCGTTGAACGGCCATACGGTATGGTGCTGGTGACAGGACCAACCGGCTCAGGCAAGACGGTTTCGCTCTATACCTGCCTGAATATCCTCAACAAGGCCGGCGTCAACATTTCGACAGCGGAAGACCCCGCAGAAATCAATCTACCCGGGATAAACCAAGTCAACGTCAATGACAAGGCGGGACTGACTTTTTCGGCTGCACTCAAGTCATTCCTCCGCCAGGATCCGGACGTGATCATGGTCGGCGAAATACGGGACATCGAGACCGCCGAGATCTCGATCAAGGCCGCCCAAACCGGCCACCTGGTGTTGTCCACGCTACACACCAACGACGCGCCGACAACCTTGGAACGACTCAAGAACATGGGCGTCGCGCCGTTCAATATCGCGTCAAGTGTGATCATGATCACCGCCCAACGCCTTGCCCGACGTCTGTGCAACTGCAAAAAGCCCATCGATGTCCCGATCGAAGCTTTGTTGCAAGCAGGCTACACCGACGAGGATCTGAGCGAGCCATTCGAACTATTTGGCCCGGTTGGATGCGATCGTTGCAAGGGTTCGGGCTACAAGGGTCGTGTCGGCATCTATCAAGTCATGCCCGTAGGCGAAGAGATAGCGCATATAATTATGACAAACGGCAACTCTATCGATATCGCTGCGGAAGCCCAACGACAAGGGATTCGGGATCTGCGGCAGTCAGGCTTGGTCAAGGCTAAGCAAGGCGTCACATCGCTGGCCGAAGTGCTGGCATGTACCAACGACTAA
- a CDS encoding cytochrome C assembly family protein has product MPAILLHLPAASIYIGLAIAYRRLQGETTARQQFLARFALLGALLLHAASLGLDITDGSAPRFGFSAALSMTLWLALVFYWIESFFAHIEGLQALAMPVAAVAVLLPTIFPSEHALPNASTLAFRMHFVVAMLAYSLFTLAALHALLMAAAEKQLHSARLTRALASLPPLMTLESLLFKLVAVGFVLLTLTVGSGVFFSEALFGKALSLSHKTVFAIAAWLLFGVLLTGRMLWGWRGRRALRLTLAGFTCLLLAYVGTRFVLEVLLGRP; this is encoded by the coding sequence ATGCCTGCGATTCTACTTCATCTGCCCGCCGCCTCGATCTACATCGGCCTGGCCATTGCCTACCGCAGGCTGCAGGGCGAAACGACTGCGCGCCAACAGTTCCTGGCACGCTTTGCGCTGCTCGGCGCACTGCTGCTGCACGCAGCCTCGCTGGGCCTCGACATCACCGACGGCAGCGCACCGCGCTTCGGCTTTTCCGCCGCGCTGTCGATGACGCTGTGGTTGGCCTTGGTGTTCTACTGGATCGAGAGCTTCTTCGCGCATATCGAAGGTTTGCAGGCGCTGGCCATGCCGGTAGCCGCGGTGGCCGTGCTGCTTCCGACGATATTCCCTAGCGAACATGCGCTCCCCAACGCGAGCACCCTTGCATTCCGCATGCATTTCGTTGTCGCGATGTTGGCATACAGTTTGTTCACGCTTGCAGCCCTGCATGCGTTGCTGATGGCCGCCGCCGAGAAACAGTTGCACAGCGCCCGTTTAACCCGCGCGCTTGCCTCGCTCCCCCCTTTGATGACGCTCGAGAGCCTGCTATTCAAACTCGTCGCAGTTGGCTTCGTTTTGCTGACGCTGACCGTTGGCTCAGGCGTGTTCTTTTCCGAAGCCCTCTTCGGCAAGGCGCTTTCGCTGTCTCACAAGACCGTCTTCGCCATCGCAGCCTGGCTCCTCTTCGGCGTTTTGCTTACTGGGCGGATGCTCTGGGGATGGCGTGGCCGGCGCGCCCTGCGCCTCACCCTCGCAGGCTTCACCTGCCTGCTGCTGGCATACGTTGGCACGCGCTTCGTTCTGGAGGTCTTGCTCGGCCGTCCGTGA
- the ffh gene encoding signal recognition particle protein, whose protein sequence is MLDNLTQRLAKVVKTMRGQARLTEDNISEMLREVRLALLEADVALPVVKDFIAKVREKAVGQDVIGSLTPGQALVGVVHRELTELMGGAQATLNLATQPPAIILMAGLQGAGKTTTVGKLAKMLREKQKKKVLTVSCDVYRPAAIDQLQAVSQQAGAEFFPSTVAQKPIDIANAAIDHARRHYFDVLLVDTAGRLAIDEAMMEEIKALHAAVKPIETLFVVDAMLGQDAVNTARAFNEALPLTGVVLTKLDGDARGGAALSVRHVTGKPIKFTGVGEKLTGLDEFYPDRMASRILGMGDILSLVEEARQNVDEEQARAFAQKLKTGKGFDLNDFKNQISQMRKMGGLSSLMDKMPAQFAQAASQLQGGVEEKAIRRIEGIINSMTPAERAKPELIKASRKRRIATGAGVQVQEVNRLLNQFEQTQKVMKQLSKGGMGKLMRSMKGMLPGMMR, encoded by the coding sequence ATGCTCGATAACTTGACTCAACGGCTCGCCAAGGTCGTCAAGACCATGCGCGGCCAAGCCCGCCTGACGGAAGACAACATTTCCGAGATGTTGCGCGAGGTTCGCCTTGCGCTGCTGGAGGCGGACGTTGCGCTGCCGGTGGTGAAGGACTTCATCGCGAAAGTCCGCGAGAAGGCCGTCGGTCAAGATGTGATCGGCTCGCTCACACCTGGCCAGGCGCTGGTTGGCGTTGTTCATCGCGAGCTGACCGAATTGATGGGCGGTGCTCAGGCAACGCTCAATCTTGCCACCCAGCCGCCGGCGATCATTCTGATGGCTGGTTTGCAGGGCGCAGGTAAGACCACCACGGTGGGCAAGCTCGCGAAGATGCTGCGCGAGAAGCAGAAGAAAAAGGTTCTCACGGTTTCGTGTGACGTGTACCGACCTGCGGCTATCGACCAATTGCAGGCAGTCTCGCAGCAGGCGGGGGCGGAGTTCTTCCCCTCTACGGTCGCGCAGAAGCCGATCGACATTGCCAATGCTGCAATTGACCACGCGCGCCGGCATTACTTCGATGTGTTGCTTGTCGATACGGCGGGTCGCCTCGCGATTGACGAGGCAATGATGGAGGAGATCAAGGCCTTGCATGCCGCGGTCAAACCCATCGAGACGCTGTTTGTCGTCGACGCGATGTTGGGCCAGGATGCCGTCAATACGGCACGGGCGTTCAATGAAGCGCTCCCGCTCACTGGTGTCGTGCTGACCAAGCTCGACGGCGACGCACGCGGCGGCGCGGCCTTGTCGGTGCGTCATGTCACCGGTAAGCCGATCAAGTTCACCGGTGTGGGCGAGAAGCTCACCGGACTTGATGAGTTCTATCCGGATCGGATGGCGAGCCGGATCCTCGGCATGGGCGACATCCTGTCGCTGGTCGAGGAGGCGCGTCAGAACGTCGACGAAGAGCAGGCCCGGGCTTTTGCGCAAAAGCTCAAGACCGGCAAAGGCTTTGACCTCAACGATTTCAAGAACCAGATCTCGCAGATGCGAAAGATGGGCGGCTTGTCCTCGCTGATGGACAAGATGCCGGCCCAGTTCGCCCAGGCCGCATCGCAACTTCAGGGCGGTGTTGAGGAGAAGGCCATTCGCCGGATCGAGGGCATCATCAATTCGATGACGCCTGCCGAGCGCGCGAAGCCCGAGTTGATCAAGGCGAGTCGAAAACGCCGGATCGCGACTGGTGCGGGCGTGCAGGTGCAGGAGGTTAATCGCCTGCTGAACCAGTTCGAGCAGACTCAGAAGGTGATGAAGCAGCTCTCGAAGGGCGGCATGGGCAAACTCATGCGGTCGATGAAGGGCATGCTGCCCGGCATGATGCGTTAG
- a CDS encoding D-amino acid dehydrogenase, which yields MGNRRRTIGHMKIVIIGAGLEGVVSAWYLARDGHDITVIERREGAALETSFANGGQVSVSHPEPWANPRAPGQILRWLGREDAPLLFRMPAEWARWRWGLSFLRECTPGRTRRNTEAIAHLAAHSLECLKAMRRAVALDYDAERRGVLHLFFDAGEFRRAPHRADELTRCGLHARVVTARECIDLEPALAACGARLLGGLHGQDDESGDAHLFAERLSHELAASGVQFLYSTTATAIGTVGEAFATVEIVDQHGRTGALSADAAVVCAGPWSGRLLEPLGERLPIYPVKGYSVTLPILEPDAAPHVSLTDETRRIVCSRLGNRLRVAGTAELNGFDTAPNPARTAALLRWTEEHFPGATDLQAGETWNGLRPATPNNLPLIGATRTKGLWLNTGHGTLGWTLACGSGAALADLVAGRKPPIEGFPFRLPG from the coding sequence ATGGGCAACCGTCGTAGAACGATCGGTCACATGAAAATAGTCATCATCGGCGCCGGCCTCGAAGGCGTCGTCAGCGCGTGGTACCTCGCCCGCGACGGGCACGACATCACCGTCATCGAAAGGCGCGAAGGCGCGGCCCTCGAAACCAGTTTCGCGAACGGCGGCCAGGTTTCGGTGAGCCATCCGGAGCCCTGGGCCAACCCGCGCGCACCAGGGCAGATACTGCGCTGGCTGGGCCGCGAGGATGCGCCCCTCTTGTTCCGGATGCCGGCCGAATGGGCGCGCTGGCGCTGGGGCCTGTCGTTCCTGCGTGAATGCACGCCCGGCCGAACCCGCCGCAACACCGAAGCCATCGCGCATCTTGCAGCGCACAGCCTCGAATGCCTGAAGGCGATGCGGCGCGCGGTAGCGCTGGACTATGACGCCGAACGCCGCGGCGTGCTACACCTCTTCTTCGACGCAGGCGAGTTCCGCCGGGCCCCGCATCGCGCGGACGAACTGACACGTTGCGGGCTTCACGCGCGCGTCGTCACCGCGCGTGAATGCATCGACCTGGAGCCTGCGTTGGCCGCCTGCGGCGCCCGCCTGCTTGGCGGCCTTCACGGACAGGACGACGAATCGGGAGATGCCCACCTGTTTGCCGAACGCCTTTCGCACGAACTTGCAGCATCTGGCGTTCAGTTTCTCTACTCCACCACCGCAACGGCAATCGGGACCGTCGGCGAGGCGTTTGCAACCGTTGAGATTGTCGACCAGCACGGCCGCACCGGCGCGCTATCCGCTGACGCCGCCGTGGTCTGCGCCGGACCATGGAGCGGGCGGCTGCTTGAGCCGCTCGGGGAGCGTCTTCCGATCTATCCGGTCAAGGGCTACTCGGTCACGCTACCGATTCTGGAGCCTGACGCCGCACCGCATGTCAGCCTGACAGATGAGACACGCCGTATCGTCTGCTCTCGACTCGGCAACCGTTTGCGTGTCGCGGGCACGGCAGAGTTGAACGGTTTCGACACCGCTCCAAACCCTGCACGCACCGCTGCGCTTCTGCGCTGGACCGAGGAGCACTTTCCCGGCGCTACCGATCTGCAGGCAGGCGAAACCTGGAATGGGTTGCGCCCGGCGACGCCGAACAACTTGCCGCTGATTGGCGCAACGCGTACCAAAGGCCTGTGGCTCAATACTGGACACGGCACCTTGGGGTGGACGCTCGCCTGCGGCTCAGGCGCTGCGTTGGCGGATCTGGTTGCAGGCAGAAAGCCGCCAATCGAGGGCTTCCCGTTTCGCCTGCCAGGCTAA
- a CDS encoding class 1 fructose-bisphosphatase — protein MRRVTLTQYLIEQQREHQQIPVNLRLQIEVVARAVKAISVNVGKGAIAGVLGEAGTDNIQGEAQKQLDVVANEILLLSNEWGGHLAAMASEEMPLPYPIPNRYPKGEYLLLFDPLDGSSNIDVNISVGTIFSVLRCPEGAEADENAFLQPGTQQVAAGYALYGPQTLLVLTVGAGVVGFTLDREFGAWVLTNPDMRIPEDTREYAINASNARFWDPAIQRYIDELVAGKEGPRGKDFNMRWVASMVADVHRLLTRGGIFMYPRDKRDPSKPGRLRLMYEANPMSMIVEQAGGAASTGNQRILDVQPEHLHQRVPVVLGSRNEVERVVRYYSEA, from the coding sequence ATGCGTCGCGTCACGCTCACGCAGTATTTGATTGAACAGCAGCGGGAGCATCAGCAGATTCCGGTGAATTTGCGGTTGCAGATCGAGGTCGTTGCGCGCGCCGTCAAGGCGATCAGCGTCAACGTCGGCAAAGGCGCCATTGCCGGCGTGCTTGGCGAGGCGGGTACTGACAATATTCAGGGGGAGGCGCAGAAGCAGCTCGATGTCGTCGCAAACGAGATTCTTCTGCTCTCGAACGAGTGGGGCGGGCACCTGGCCGCGATGGCTTCGGAAGAGATGCCGCTGCCGTATCCGATACCGAATCGTTATCCGAAGGGCGAGTACCTGTTGCTGTTCGATCCGCTCGACGGCTCGTCGAACATCGACGTCAACATCTCGGTTGGCACTATTTTCTCGGTGCTGCGTTGCCCCGAGGGCGCCGAGGCCGACGAAAACGCTTTCCTGCAACCCGGCACCCAGCAGGTCGCGGCGGGCTATGCACTTTACGGCCCGCAGACACTCCTGGTGCTAACCGTCGGGGCTGGTGTGGTCGGATTTACGCTGGATCGCGAGTTCGGCGCCTGGGTGCTGACCAACCCCGACATGCGAATTCCGGAAGACACCCGTGAATACGCCATCAACGCCTCGAATGCGCGATTCTGGGATCCCGCGATACAGCGTTATATCGACGAGCTGGTTGCGGGCAAGGAGGGGCCTCGCGGCAAGGACTTCAACATGCGCTGGGTCGCGTCCATGGTGGCGGACGTGCATCGCCTGCTGACACGTGGCGGCATCTTCATGTATCCGCGTGATAAGCGTGATCCGAGCAAGCCGGGGCGCTTGCGCTTGATGTACGAGGCGAACCCGATGTCGATGATCGTCGAGCAGGCGGGAGGGGCTGCGTCGACGGGCAACCAGCGGATTCTCGATGTTCAGCCGGAGCATCTGCATCAACGCGTGCCGGTTGTGTTGGGGTCACGCAACGAAGTCGAGCGCGTCGTTCGCTATTACTCAGAAGCGTGA
- a CDS encoding autotransporter assembly complex protein TamA, translating into MPSDSPKLLRLSRATNQLWLRVAAVTVLSLYAAFANAAALKLSAPDTVRTLILKHVSAFDAKRADTTEDEEAEQISDEGDTLARVRRARKEIPGLLETEGYFSPRIEVEQEPNGRTLVRVTPGRRTTVREVEIRFAGELAADKDERQARRAALVAAWPLTKDQPFTQAAWAAAKGKLLADVSSHDFAAARIAESAVDVDPERAAARLLVVVDSGPAFRLGAIDLQGLSLYNRDLVERYNVLREGEPYDYERLVALQNALQSTPYFSGAIVEIDRDPALADATPVRIAITEAEPRRFGVGVGFSSNTGARSEVNYRDANLFGRAFELNSSVRVEEKRQSAFADVFLPQTHSGFRDAAGITWLNEDIQNLVTQRFSVGVQRMRTLQRSTVRVSLNYQREITRPEGAEEQVSTAFTLNYGADVRTVDNPADPRRGYSAGFQIGGGARALLSDQNFLRLYGRAQYFQPVAESGTLILRGEGGYTIAPSSQGIPQDFLFRTGGSQSVRGYDYQSLGVAEGSAVVGGRTLMVLSSEYVYWVSGPWGVATFVDAGDAKDTWNDMRLKLGYGVGGRWRSPAGPLGMDVAYGQEDKKFRLHFTLAIAF; encoded by the coding sequence GTGCCTTCCGACTCCCCCAAATTGCTGCGTTTGAGCCGTGCCACGAACCAGCTTTGGCTGCGAGTGGCCGCGGTCACGGTTCTATCCCTATACGCCGCCTTTGCGAACGCCGCCGCGTTGAAGTTGAGTGCGCCCGACACCGTCCGCACGCTGATCCTCAAGCACGTCTCGGCGTTCGATGCGAAGCGAGCGGACACAACAGAGGACGAGGAGGCCGAACAGATCTCGGATGAGGGCGATACCCTTGCCCGTGTTCGGCGTGCGCGCAAAGAGATCCCTGGGCTTCTCGAGACTGAAGGCTATTTCTCGCCGCGCATCGAGGTGGAGCAGGAGCCCAACGGCCGCACGCTTGTGCGTGTAACGCCCGGACGGCGGACGACGGTTCGCGAGGTCGAGATCCGTTTCGCCGGCGAGTTGGCGGCGGATAAGGATGAGCGACAGGCGAGGCGGGCGGCACTGGTTGCCGCATGGCCGCTCACTAAGGATCAGCCCTTTACGCAAGCGGCCTGGGCGGCCGCCAAGGGCAAACTGCTGGCCGATGTGTCCAGCCATGATTTCGCCGCCGCACGAATCGCCGAGTCGGCGGTGGACGTGGATCCGGAGCGTGCAGCGGCGCGGTTGCTCGTCGTCGTTGATTCTGGTCCGGCCTTCCGCCTTGGCGCGATCGACCTGCAGGGGCTGTCCCTGTACAACCGTGACCTGGTCGAGCGCTACAACGTCTTGCGTGAGGGCGAGCCCTACGACTACGAACGTTTGGTTGCTTTGCAGAATGCGCTGCAAAGCACGCCCTATTTTTCTGGCGCCATCGTCGAGATTGACCGTGACCCCGCGCTTGCCGACGCGACCCCGGTGCGGATTGCGATTACGGAAGCGGAGCCGCGCCGCTTCGGCGTGGGCGTAGGTTTCAGCAGTAATACCGGTGCGCGCTCGGAAGTCAACTATCGCGACGCCAACCTTTTCGGCCGTGCCTTTGAGCTCAACAGTTCCGTGCGGGTTGAAGAGAAGCGTCAGTCCGCGTTCGCCGACGTCTTCCTGCCGCAAACGCATTCCGGCTTCCGAGACGCAGCCGGGATCACCTGGCTTAACGAAGACATACAGAACCTTGTTACCCAGCGTTTCTCCGTAGGTGTGCAGCGGATGCGTACGCTGCAGCGCTCCACGGTGCGCGTCAGCCTCAACTATCAGCGTGAGATCACGCGGCCTGAGGGCGCGGAGGAGCAGGTCAGCACTGCGTTCACGCTGAACTATGGGGCCGACGTTCGCACAGTGGATAACCCGGCGGACCCGCGTAGGGGTTACAGCGCCGGGTTCCAGATTGGTGGTGGAGCCCGGGCGCTGTTGTCGGACCAGAATTTCCTGCGCCTCTACGGACGTGCGCAGTATTTCCAACCGGTAGCTGAGTCCGGCACGCTCATTTTGCGCGGGGAGGGCGGTTACACCATTGCGCCGTCCAGCCAAGGTATTCCTCAGGATTTCTTGTTTCGCACCGGTGGCTCCCAGTCGGTGCGTGGCTATGACTATCAGAGCCTGGGTGTGGCTGAAGGCTCGGCCGTCGTGGGTGGTCGGACCTTGATGGTCTTGAGTTCAGAGTACGTGTACTGGGTCAGCGGTCCGTGGGGTGTCGCCACCTTTGTGGATGCAGGTGACGCGAAGGATACGTGGAACGACATGCGACTCAAGCTGGGTTACGGCGTTGGTGGCCGTTGGCGTAGCCCGGCCGGTCCGCTCGGAATGGACGTCGCCTATGGCCAGGAAGACAAGAAATTCCGCCTGCATTTCACGCTCGCCATTGCGTTCTGA
- a CDS encoding porin, whose translation MQKKLIAVAIAGLAAAPAFAVDTSVTLYGLVDAGYSWRGDNYDSTKANRQGFDSGQLNGSRLGVRGVEEITPGLKGKFQIEAGVKADTGGSNQGGLAWGRQSWVGLDFGAAEVRFGRQYTPQFNLYAGYIDPFGLGGVAETNNVFTHIVARADNAAYLTTPFFGDVFAVEAMYTKSLAGDETIENAGNRRYYSIAPKLKFGKNVFIMANYSDAKVKGAAASVQSWDIGGAVDFGAAKITAAYAQPKDGTKLDANGNKIKYNRFFVGATVPVGNFALLASYTYSKDKNDLNEKAQQGGLGGTYNLSPRTTLYGIYGQINTSDEVKSGYEVADATNSGFGYRKGAQFGVRHTF comes from the coding sequence ATGCAAAAGAAACTGATCGCTGTGGCCATCGCCGGCCTGGCTGCCGCCCCGGCATTCGCCGTCGATACCAGCGTGACGCTGTACGGTCTGGTGGACGCAGGCTATTCGTGGCGCGGTGACAACTACGATTCCACCAAGGCTAACCGTCAAGGTTTCGATAGCGGCCAGTTGAACGGCTCGCGCCTCGGTGTTCGTGGTGTTGAAGAAATCACTCCGGGCCTCAAGGGCAAGTTCCAGATCGAAGCCGGCGTGAAGGCTGACACCGGCGGTAGCAACCAAGGTGGCCTGGCTTGGGGCCGTCAGAGCTGGGTTGGCCTGGACTTTGGCGCTGCTGAAGTGCGCTTCGGTCGCCAGTACACCCCGCAATTTAACCTGTACGCCGGCTATATCGATCCGTTCGGCCTGGGTGGCGTTGCTGAGACGAACAACGTCTTCACGCACATCGTCGCTCGCGCTGACAACGCTGCCTACCTCACCACGCCGTTCTTCGGTGATGTGTTTGCAGTGGAAGCGATGTACACCAAGTCGTTGGCTGGTGACGAAACCATCGAAAACGCGGGCAACCGTCGTTACTACTCGATCGCTCCGAAGCTGAAGTTTGGCAAGAACGTTTTCATCATGGCCAACTACAGTGATGCCAAGGTGAAGGGCGCTGCTGCTTCGGTTCAGTCGTGGGACATCGGTGGTGCGGTCGACTTCGGCGCGGCCAAGATCACCGCTGCCTATGCGCAACCGAAGGATGGCACCAAGCTGGATGCCAACGGCAACAAGATCAAGTACAACCGTTTCTTCGTCGGTGCGACGGTTCCGGTGGGCAACTTTGCGCTGCTCGCCTCCTACACCTACTCGAAGGACAAGAACGATCTGAACGAGAAGGCTCAGCAGGGCGGCCTCGGCGGTACGTACAACCTGTCGCCGCGCACCACGCTGTACGGTATCTACGGCCAGATCAACACCAGCGACGAAGTCAAGAGCGGCTACGAAGTGGCTGACGCGACCAACAGCGGTTTTGGCTATCGCAAGGGTGCTCAGTTCGGTGTTCGTCACACGTTCTGA
- the dksA gene encoding RNA polymerase-binding protein DksA → MAEEIYRHFKPYEPKKGEQYMSAKQLAHFRSILEAWKQDLQSDIERTVHTMQDEATSFADPNDRASQESDIALELRNRDRERKLVKKIDQTLARIDAEDYGYCDSCGVEIGLKRLEARPTATQCIDCKTLDEIRERQVAR, encoded by the coding sequence ATGGCTGAGGAGATCTACCGCCACTTCAAGCCGTACGAGCCGAAGAAAGGCGAGCAGTACATGAGCGCCAAGCAACTTGCTCACTTCCGTTCGATCCTTGAGGCTTGGAAGCAGGATCTGCAGTCAGACATTGAGCGCACTGTGCACACGATGCAGGACGAGGCAACGTCGTTCGCAGACCCAAACGATCGCGCCAGCCAGGAGTCGGACATCGCGCTTGAATTGCGGAACCGCGACAGGGAACGCAAGCTCGTCAAGAAGATCGATCAGACCTTGGCGCGCATTGACGCCGAAGACTACGGCTATTGCGACAGCTGCGGGGTCGAGATAGGTTTAAAACGTCTTGAAGCCCGCCCGACCGCCACCCAATGCATCGACTGCAAGACACTGGACGAGATCCGGGAAAGGCAAGTCGCTCGCTGA